In Ruminococcus sp. HUN007, a genomic segment contains:
- a CDS encoding GGGtGRT protein, with amino-acid sequence MALFESYDRREKQILAVIKEYGINSIEECAEVCKAKGLDIYKLVEGIQPICFENAKWAYTVGCAIAIKKGCKKAADAAAAIGEGLQAFCIPGSVADQRKVGLGHGNLGKMLLEEETECFAFLAGHESFAAAEGAIGIAEKANKVRKTPLRVILNGLGKDAAQIIARINGFTYVETEMDYHTGEVKEVFRKAYSNGLRAKVNCYGANDVTEGVAIMWKENVDVSITGNSTNPTRFQHPVAGTYKKERTDAGKKYFSVASGGGTGRTLHPDNMAAGPASYGMTDTMGRMHSDAQFAGSSSVPAHVEMMGLIGMGNNPMVGATVACAVAVEEAMK; translated from the coding sequence ATGGCTTTATTTGAATCATATGACAGAAGAGAGAAGCAGATTCTCGCTGTAATCAAAGAATACGGCATCAACTCTATCGAAGAGTGTGCTGAAGTTTGCAAGGCTAAGGGCCTCGACATCTACAAGCTCGTTGAAGGTATCCAGCCTATCTGTTTTGAAAATGCTAAGTGGGCTTACACAGTAGGCTGCGCTATCGCTATCAAGAAGGGCTGCAAGAAGGCTGCTGACGCTGCTGCAGCTATCGGTGAAGGTCTCCAGGCTTTCTGTATCCCTGGTTCAGTTGCTGACCAGAGAAAGGTTGGTCTCGGTCACGGTAACCTCGGCAAGATGCTCCTCGAAGAAGAAACAGAATGTTTCGCATTCCTCGCAGGTCACGAATCATTCGCTGCTGCTGAAGGTGCTATCGGTATCGCTGAAAAGGCTAACAAGGTTCGTAAGACTCCTCTCCGTGTTATCCTCAACGGTCTCGGCAAGGACGCAGCTCAGATCATCGCAAGAATCAACGGCTTCACATACGTTGAAACAGAGATGGACTACCACACAGGCGAAGTTAAGGAAGTATTCCGCAAGGCTTACTCAAACGGTCTCCGCGCAAAGGTTAACTGCTACGGCGCTAACGACGTAACAGAAGGCGTTGCAATCATGTGGAAGGAAAACGTTGACGTTTCTATCACAGGTAACTCAACAAACCCTACAAGATTCCAGCACCCTGTTGCAGGTACATACAAGAAGGAAAGAACTGACGCTGGCAAGAAGTACTTCTCAGTAGCTTCAGGCGGCGGTACAGGCCGTACACTCCACCCTGATAACATGGCTGCAGGTCCTGCTTCATACGGTATGACAGATACAATGGGCAGAATGCACTCTGACGCTCAGTTCGCTGGTTCATCATCAGTTCCTGCTCACGTAGAAATGATGGGTCTCATCGGCATGGGTAACAACCCAATGGTTGGTGCAACAGTTGCTTGCGCAGTTGCTGTTGAAGAGGCTATGAAGTAA
- a CDS encoding nitrogen fixation protein NifU encodes MNYSHEVETMCPIAQGVAHGAAPIPEEAKWVKAKEIKDISGFTHGIGWCAPQQGTCKLTLNVKEGVIQECLVETIGCSGMTHSAAMASEILPGRTILEALNTDLVCDAINTAMRELFLQIVYGRSQSAFSEDGLVIGAGLEDLGKGLRSQVGTMYGTLAKGPRYLEMTDGYVTKLALNEDNEIIGYKFVNFGKMMDFIKAGDDANTAFEKAQGQYGRVADAVKLVDPRKE; translated from the coding sequence ATGAATTATTCTCATGAAGTTGAAACAATGTGCCCTATCGCACAGGGCGTTGCTCATGGTGCTGCTCCAATTCCTGAAGAAGCAAAATGGGTAAAGGCAAAAGAAATCAAGGATATTTCTGGTTTTACACACGGAATCGGCTGGTGTGCTCCGCAGCAGGGTACATGTAAGCTTACACTTAACGTTAAGGAAGGCGTTATCCAGGAGTGTCTCGTTGAAACTATCGGATGTTCAGGTATGACACACTCAGCAGCTATGGCTTCTGAAATCCTCCCTGGCAGAACAATCCTCGAAGCTCTCAACACAGACCTCGTTTGTGACGCTATCAATACAGCAATGAGAGAACTTTTCCTCCAGATCGTTTACGGTCGTTCACAGAGTGCTTTCTCTGAAGACGGTCTTGTAATCGGTGCAGGTCTTGAAGACCTCGGTAAGGGCCTCCGTTCACAGGTTGGTACAATGTACGGTACTCTCGCAAAGGGTCCTCGTTACCTCGAAATGACAGACGGTTACGTTACAAAGCTCGCTCTCAACGAAGATAATGAGATCATTGGCTATAAGTTTGTAAACTTCGGAAAGATGATGGACTTCATCAAGGCCGGCGATGATGCTAACACAGCATTTGAAAAGGCTCAGGGTCAGTACGGAAGAGTTGCTGATGCAGTTAAGCTCGTTGACCCAAGAAAAGAATAA
- a CDS encoding vacuolar-type H+-ATPase subunit H gives MNNIDEILEQMEELLDKSALMPFSQNKMIIDSERLRELIDDIRLNIPQEIKRAKLIDFDCERIIKEAEQKAEQIVQQAEERAKALVSGDTIVKEAKQRAAELISQAQARSKEIRSATSNYVDNMLHDAELYFTKGLQDVKRTTQEINKVKNGGKNTSDGQNQQ, from the coding sequence ATGAACAATATAGACGAGATACTTGAGCAGATGGAAGAATTGCTTGATAAATCTGCACTGATGCCATTTTCACAGAATAAGATGATCATTGATTCCGAGCGTCTCAGAGAACTTATAGACGATATAAGACTCAATATTCCTCAGGAGATCAAGCGCGCAAAGCTTATAGATTTTGACTGCGAAAGAATCATCAAGGAAGCAGAACAGAAGGCTGAACAGATAGTACAGCAGGCTGAGGAAAGAGCCAAGGCACTTGTTTCAGGCGATACGATCGTAAAAGAAGCCAAGCAGAGAGCAGCTGAACTGATTTCTCAGGCTCAGGCACGTTCAAAGGAGATCAGAAGTGCCACAAGCAACTATGTTGACAATATGCTTCACGATGCTGAACTCTATTTTACAAAGGGACTTCAGGATGTCAAGAGAACAACACAGGAAATCAACAAGGTAAAGAACGGCGGAAAGAACACATCCGACGGCCAGAATCAGCAGTGA
- the coaD gene encoding pantetheine-phosphate adenylyltransferase produces MRRIAVCPGSFDPVTFGHIDIFTRASTLFDKVIILVSTNLSKQPLFTPTERIKMIMDVTAGMDNVVIDILDGLLADYVREVGACAIVKGLRAVSDFEYEFQMALANKKLYPDAETVFLTTSTENMYLSSSVVKQIAAFGGDISSFVPEIIRESIVNRITGVK; encoded by the coding sequence GTGAGAAGGATAGCAGTCTGCCCCGGAAGTTTTGATCCGGTGACATTTGGACACATCGATATTTTCACCCGCGCGTCCACGCTGTTTGACAAGGTTATAATACTGGTTTCGACCAATCTTTCAAAGCAGCCGCTTTTTACTCCAACCGAGAGAATAAAGATGATAATGGATGTAACAGCCGGAATGGATAATGTAGTCATCGATATTCTTGACGGACTTCTTGCAGACTATGTACGTGAAGTCGGAGCCTGCGCAATAGTAAAGGGACTCAGGGCTGTCAGTGACTTTGAGTATGAATTCCAGATGGCTCTTGCAAATAAAAAGCTTTATCCGGATGCTGAAACAGTTTTTCTTACAACAAGTACCGAAAATATGTATCTCAGTTCAAGTGTAGTTAAACAGATCGCTGCATTTGGCGGTGATATAAGCAGTTTTGTTCCTGAAATTATCAGAGAAAGCATTGTGAACAGGATAACAGGTGTTAAATGA
- the rsmD gene encoding 16S rRNA (guanine(966)-N(2))-methyltransferase RsmD produces the protein MRIIAGTARGRKLRTLEGSDVRPTTDKVKEAMFSAIQFQIPGASVLDLFGGSGQLGIEALSRGAEKAVFVDRAKASVNIITENIETAGFTDRSRVVFMDSLDFLKSDRNTYDLAFLDPPYHMGILEKALPLLAERMNEGGRIMCEHEQRLELPEKIGPLVLKKKYKYGKIEISQFIHEGY, from the coding sequence ATGCGTATAATTGCAGGTACTGCAAGAGGGAGAAAACTAAGAACACTTGAAGGCAGCGACGTAAGGCCGACGACAGACAAGGTAAAGGAAGCCATGTTTTCTGCAATACAGTTTCAGATCCCCGGAGCTTCGGTACTTGATCTTTTCGGCGGCAGCGGACAGCTTGGAATAGAGGCACTCAGCCGCGGGGCTGAAAAAGCAGTTTTTGTTGACAGGGCAAAGGCTTCAGTGAACATTATAACTGAAAATATCGAAACAGCAGGATTCACAGACAGGAGCAGAGTCGTTTTCATGGATTCACTTGATTTTCTGAAAAGTGACAGAAACACATATGATCTTGCTTTTCTGGATCCGCCGTATCACATGGGAATACTTGAAAAAGCGCTTCCTCTTCTTGCCGAACGTATGAATGAAGGCGGAAGGATCATGTGTGAACATGAGCAGCGTCTTGAACTTCCGGAGAAAATTGGTCCGCTGGTCTTGAAAAAAAAATATAAGTATGGTAAAATAGAAATAAGTCAGTTTATCCATGAAGGATACTGA
- the uvrC gene encoding excinuclease ABC subunit UvrC has translation MNERLPYLREKTNRLSTFPGVYKMKNQAGDIIYIGKAKNLKNRVTSYFRQSADHTPKVAKMVENVYDYDFIVTDTEYEALVLECSLIKQHKPKYNILLKDDKGYHYIHVSGELYPRITAEKRIIEGGITLGPYTSSGVTKQTVAEVNKVFMLPVCHKKFPCTSAANRRPCLNYHIKQCMGVCTGKISAENYGAIINDALNYIKTGSRDSVEKLREEMEKAAENLEFEKAAVLRDRINNITRAAQTQKIFDPDIDNTDIIASVSDHNGTCVSVIVYRNGKLVDKNSYFFEGADNDTSLYTDFIMQYYSSGHDVPEKIFTEYECEDADVVSGILKEQSGHAVHVLFRQKGSMMKYIMLARNNASEFLSVRAGRTGKELIALEQLSQLLGLPKPPEYIEAYDISNLGSSAMCASMVVFENGRPLKKMYKRFSIKNVAIQNDYACMHEVLERRFTRFLDENETDEGFRRKPDLVFLDGGKGQVNAVEPYLREMGIDVPVFGIVKDNKHRTRAISTGGEEISVSSLRSAFTLLTNIQDEMHRVAITYQKKLHSKITFDSRLTSVKGIGEKKAARLMEHFRTAEAIGKAEPEEVSRIAGISAETAAELILKLSQ, from the coding sequence ATGAACGAGAGACTACCGTATCTCAGAGAAAAGACAAACAGACTTTCCACCTTTCCGGGCGTCTATAAAATGAAAAATCAGGCCGGGGATATCATTTACATCGGTAAGGCCAAAAACCTGAAAAACCGTGTTACCAGCTATTTCAGACAGTCGGCGGACCATACACCGAAGGTCGCAAAGATGGTGGAAAATGTATATGACTATGATTTTATCGTAACCGATACAGAGTATGAGGCCCTTGTGCTCGAGTGCAGTCTGATAAAGCAGCACAAGCCGAAATACAACATTCTGCTTAAGGATGACAAGGGGTATCACTACATACATGTTTCCGGTGAACTTTATCCCCGCATAACTGCTGAAAAAAGGATCATTGAAGGTGGGATTACTCTCGGACCATATACAAGTTCCGGCGTGACAAAACAGACGGTCGCAGAAGTGAACAAAGTCTTCATGCTGCCGGTCTGCCATAAGAAATTTCCGTGCACGTCTGCGGCGAACAGACGTCCGTGTCTGAATTATCATATAAAGCAGTGCATGGGCGTATGCACCGGAAAGATATCTGCTGAAAATTACGGCGCGATCATTAACGATGCTCTGAACTACATAAAGACCGGCAGCCGTGATTCAGTGGAAAAACTCCGTGAGGAAATGGAGAAGGCTGCAGAAAATCTGGAATTTGAAAAGGCGGCTGTTCTTCGTGACAGGATAAACAACATAACAAGAGCTGCACAGACTCAGAAAATCTTTGATCCTGATATCGATAATACTGATATTATCGCATCTGTCAGCGATCATAACGGAACATGTGTTTCTGTTATTGTGTACAGGAACGGAAAACTGGTCGACAAGAATTCATATTTTTTTGAAGGCGCAGACAATGACACGTCACTTTACACTGACTTTATAATGCAGTACTATTCAAGCGGACATGATGTTCCTGAGAAGATCTTTACTGAGTATGAGTGCGAAGATGCTGATGTTGTTTCAGGAATACTGAAGGAACAGTCAGGACATGCAGTGCATGTGCTTTTCAGACAGAAGGGCAGTATGATGAAGTACATCATGCTTGCCAGAAACAATGCAAGTGAATTCCTTTCCGTCAGGGCAGGAAGAACCGGAAAGGAGCTTATCGCTCTTGAACAGCTTTCGCAGCTTCTGGGACTCCCGAAACCTCCTGAGTATATTGAGGCATACGATATATCAAACCTTGGCTCATCAGCGATGTGTGCCAGTATGGTCGTTTTTGAGAACGGAAGGCCGCTGAAAAAGATGTACAAGCGTTTTTCCATAAAAAATGTAGCGATACAGAACGACTACGCATGTATGCATGAAGTCCTCGAAAGAAGATTCACGCGTTTTCTTGATGAAAATGAAACAGATGAAGGTTTCAGAAGAAAGCCTGATCTGGTGTTCCTTGACGGCGGCAAAGGACAGGTTAATGCCGTTGAACCATACTTAAGAGAGATGGGAATTGACGTTCCGGTCTTCGGTATAGTCAAGGACAACAAACACCGCACAAGGGCGATATCCACCGGCGGTGAGGAAATATCCGTTTCAAGTCTCAGGTCAGCGTTCACGCTTCTTACAAACATACAGGATGAAATGCACAGGGTGGCTATTACCTATCAGAAAAAGCTTCATTCAAAAATAACGTTTGATTCACGTCTGACATCTGTAAAGGGGATCGGTGAAAAAAAGGCTGCCAGGCTTATGGAACATTTCAGGACAGCAGAAGCGATAGGAAAAGCAGAGCCGGAGGAGGTAAGCCGCATCGCCGGCATATCTGCGGAAACGGCTGCGGAACTGATATTAAAGCTAAGTCAGTAA
- a CDS encoding CYTH domain-containing protein has protein sequence MKETEYKFLVDRKKFYEIMELIKDRYTDAEYKDVIQINYYYDTDDNYLLSNHTTLRARQTENSLRLELKESQQLTGNDYSTANETCMDIEKLKSDITLENGKFAWIPFSLQGELVTHRTSIRPSDSLSIDFDVNFYLGKCDYEIEMEFKDMAEKGTKVLVEKLGIMKYINTVGGKARRFFQYKSETL, from the coding sequence ATGAAGGAAACCGAATATAAATTTCTTGTTGACAGAAAAAAATTCTACGAGATCATGGAACTCATAAAAGACCGCTATACTGATGCGGAATACAAGGATGTCATTCAGATAAACTATTACTATGATACTGATGACAACTATCTGCTTTCAAATCACACCACACTAAGAGCGAGGCAGACAGAAAACAGCCTTCGTCTTGAACTGAAAGAATCGCAGCAGCTGACAGGAAATGACTATTCCACTGCAAATGAAACATGTATGGATATTGAAAAACTCAAGAGTGACATAACACTTGAGAACGGAAAGTTTGCCTGGATACCGTTTTCGCTCCAGGGTGAACTGGTTACGCACAGAACCAGCATCCGCCCATCTGATTCGCTCTCGATAGACTTTGACGTTAATTTCTATCTTGGAAAATGTGATTACGAGATTGAAATGGAATTCAAGGATATGGCGGAAAAAGGAACGAAAGTTCTCGTTGAAAAACTGGGTATTATGAAATATATCAATACCGTAGGAGGAAAGGCGCGCCGTTTCTTCCAGTACAAATCGGAGACGTTATGA